One segment of Physeter macrocephalus isolate SW-GA chromosome 3, ASM283717v5, whole genome shotgun sequence DNA contains the following:
- the EXO5 gene encoding exonuclease V gives MAETREEEMVSAEASGFSDFSDSEFLDLEDTQESSTSPNKPGPSSELPGKDGKLISLPKWKRGLDVSSPMEQFHLKYLYVTDLSTQNWCEQQMVYGKELPGFLTPEKSAVLDTGASIHLARELEVHDLVTVPITSKEDAWAIKFLNILSMIPTLQSEGRIREFPVFGEVEGVLLVGVIDELHYTARGELELAELKTRRHPVLPPDAQKKKDGFQVSLYKYIFDAMVQGKVTTASLIHHTKLHPEKPLGPSVLGHARQGGFSVKSFGDLMELVFLSLTLSDLPVIDILKIEYIHQETATVLGTEIVAFEETEVRNKVQHYMAYWMGHREPQGVDVEEAWKCRTCNYADICEWRKSSGLPNSMPEPQAKKAK, from the coding sequence ATGGCAGAGACTAGGGAAGAGGAGATGGTGTCAGCAGAGGCCTCAGGGTTTTCAGACTTCAGTGACTCAGAGTTTCTGGACCTGGAGGATACCCAAGAGTCAAGTACTTCACCTAACAAGCCTGGTCCTTCTTCTGAACTCCCTGGGAAGGATGGCAAGCTCATAAGcttaccaaaatggaaaagaggatTGGATGTCTCGTCACCTATGGAACAATTCCATCTTAAATATTTGTATGTCACTGACCTGTCTACTCAGAACTGGTGTGAACAGCAAATGGTATATGGGAAGGAGCTTCCTGGTTTCTTGACacctgagaagtcagctgttttGGACACTGGTGCCAGCATCCACCTAGCTAGAGAACTAGAAGTTCATGATCTTGTGACTGTCCCCATCACCTCTAAAGAAGATGCTTGGGCAATTAAGTTTCTGAACATATTATCAATGATTCCTACCCTGCAGTCAGAAGGGCGCATCAGAGAGTTTCCAGTGTTTGGAGAAGTGGAGGGTGTGCTCCTTGTTGGAGTGATTGATGAGCTGCACTATACAGCCAGGGGGGAACTGGAACTGGCTGAACTCAAGACACGCAGGCACCCTGTGCTCCCTCCGGacgctcagaaaaaaaaagacggtTTTCAGGTTAGCCTGTACAAATATATCTTTGATGCCATGGTACAAGGGAAAGTGACCACTGCTAGCCTAATCCACCACACAAAATTGCATCCAGAAAAGCCACTGGGACCTTCAGTGCTGGGGCATGCCCGGCAGGGAGGCTTCTCTGTGAAGTCCTTCGGTGACCTCATGGAGCTGGTCTTCTTGTCTCTAACGCTGTCTGACCTCCCAGTTATTGATATCCTGAAGATTGAGTATATCCACCAAGAGACTGCCACTGTGCTGGGTACAGAGATAGTGGCCTTTGAAGAGACAGAGGTGAGAAACAAAGTGCAGCACTATATGGCCTACTGGATGGGCCACCGAGAGCCTCAAGGGGTTGATGTGGAGGAGGCTTGGAAATGCCGGACATGCAACTATGCAGATATCTGTGAGTGGAGGAAGAGCAGTGGGTTGCCCAACTCCATGCCAGAGCCGCAAGCCAAAAAAGCCAAATGA